Genomic DNA from Pseudoalteromonas sp. MM1:
TTATTTCGAAAACCTAACTGAAGATAGGCCAATGGAAGCGGTACTTAGACAAACCATTAGTTATATTCAAGAAAAACGCTGGGCTTTATATGAATAGTAAAGGCGCTTTGCTAACACATGAAGTGGAAATTGAAATTCCATTTCATGACTGCGACCCGATGAATGTGGTATGGCATGGTAATTACCCTCGCTACTTAGAGGTGGCTCGCTGTGAGTTACTACGATTATTTGACTACGACTATCCTCAAATGATGGAGTCGGGCTATGCGTGGCCAATAGTGGATATGCAAATTAAATACGTGGCATCTGCTGTATTTACACAAAAAATAAAAGTGGTTGCGTATTTAAAAGAGTTTGAAAATCGATTAAAAATTGATTATGTAATTACAGATGCCTTAACTAATAAGCGAATTACTAAGGCTACTACCACTCAAGTTGCTGTCGAAATAACAAGTAAAGAAATGCAGTTTGCCTCACCGGCAGTGATAATTAGTAAGCTCGCGAAAGTACTTAGCTAATATTGGATGATGCTATGAATTATTTAAAAAATTGTGTGTTTGTTAGTTGTTTTTATTTTGTTTTTTTTAGTACAAGCTTATTAGCTACACCGTCTGTATCGGGTGAGTTTAAACAATTAAAGTATTTTTCCGGCTTCTCTAAACCATTCATCTCCAAAGGGGAGTTTACACTTGAGGGTGAAAAGCTGCTTTGGCATGTAAAAACACCGGCGCAAAGTACATTGCTAATAGAGGATGGCCAGGTATTTGTTAAGAACAAAGGGGGTGAGCTTACTCATCAACCAGGTAGTGAACAGTTTGTAGGTTTACTAACTGATTTACTTGCACTAAATATGGAAGCCTTGCGTACGCGTTTTGATGTATCAAATCAAGGGGATTGTTTATTATTAAAGCCAAAAGATGCAATGTTAAAACAGTTGTTTAGTCATTTTATACTCTGTGAAAATAATGAGCGTGTAGAAAGTGTAACCCTAAATGAACACTCAGGTAGCAGTACCCAAATAGATTTTTCGTATGCAAATACGTCTAATAATTGAAATATGTAAGTAACCAGTAGAAGGGTGATGTGATTAAACGCTTAAGTGTACTTTTTATATGGTTTAGCTTATTAGCAACTTTGCTTTGTACGGCTTTGTATATTACTAAGCCTGAACTAAATGCTGATATGTTTAGTTTATTACCAAAATCACATTCTAAATTAGCTTATGGCGAAGAGGCGTTTTTTAAACAAAACGCTAACCGGATAATGTTTTCATTCACTGGTAATGATAAAAATTTAGCGCACGATGAACTCAAATCATGGCTTTCAACACACAATATTAATAGTAGCTTTGAGCTGCCAAGTATTGAGCAATTAACAGCAGTATTTTCTCCTTATAAATATGCATTACTTAGTGACAATTATAAATATAGAATTGCTGATAAAACGCGATTTGAGTCATTCTACCTTACTCAATTAAACCAATTAGGAAACCCATTCGTAAGTGCCACGATAAAAGCTGATATCAGCTTGAGCTTAGCAGCATTCATAGGCGATAGTTTAAAGCAAAGTCAGCTTTTTTCTTTAAAAGATGGGCGGTTAACCCGCAGTTTTAACCAATTAGATTACGTCGTTTTATTAGCGACAATTCCTGATGATGGCCTCTCAATTGAAGAGTCGATTAACCTTGCTAGCAACATTAAAAACAAGGTCGAAAGCTTAAAAATTGCATTCCCTCAAACGATTATTAGTTATTCAGGAGCGCTTTTTCATACTGCAGAAAATGCTCAGCAAGCTAAATATGAAATGAGCCTATTTGGTGGGCTTAGTATTTTAGCATTACTTTTAATGGTTTTTTGGGTGTTTAGAAAAGTAAGTAGTATCTTGCTTGCAAGCTTAACTGTGCTAAGTGCACTTGCAGGTGGTGCTGTGGCTATGGTGTTTCTCTTTAATACTATCCACTTATTAACACTTGTTTTTGCAGTAACATTAATAGGTATAGCTATTGATTATGCATTTCATGCAATGGCAGATTTAGCGTATGGCAATAGTTTGTACAAAAGTGGTAGGTTAACTAAGGGCACAAAAACAGCGCTACTTTTATCTTTTATTACAACGAGCTTGGGCTATAGCTGTTTGTTAGGTGCGCCAATTTCACTTTTATCGCAAGTAGCGGTGTTTGTAATTGCTGGACTTGCGAGTGCATGGTTATTTACTTTGATAATTATACCTACCTGGCAATCTAAGCTTAAGCTCTCAGAATTTAGTTTGATTAAAAGCCAGCAACTAGTTTATTTAATGGAGCATTTTAATCGTTATAAGCAATTAGTTTTTTTTGTATTGGGTTTAACGTTAATATTTTTATTTTATGTTAAGCCAATTACATTTAATAGCGATGTGCGTTTATTAAGTGCAAGCTCACAGCAACTAATGCTAAATGAAGAAAAACATTTAAATTTAATGGGGCAATTAAATAGCCAAATTGTATTTTTGTTTGCCCAAAATGCTGAACAATTACTGCAAAAACAAGAACTGTTAATTGATGATTTTAAAAGAGCTTATCCGGATCTTAAACACAATGGCATTAGCCGTTGGCTGCCAAGCGAAAAAGCGCAACAAAATAATTTAATTATTTTTAATCAAGCAATTAAAAAGGATGTATTTACTACTACCGAAACATATACAGGTGTAAAAGTTGAGTTAGCTAAGACAAAACTACTGAACTATGATGCTTTAATAAATAGTCATTTTTCAACTCTTTTAAGCACACAAATGTTCGTTGAACCAAATATCGCCGCTACTTGGTTTTCTGTATCTGGCATACCACAGGAAGAGGTTGCTTTGCGTGTCAGTGACTATAAAGACACATTTATATATAACAAGCCAAAGCAAATTAGTAACCTACTTGATAACTATAGCCAGTATTTATTATTTACATTGGCCATTGCCATTGCTGTTTGTTTTGTTTTATTTAGCTACAAGTTTGGCTTTCGGATTGCCAGTGTACAGGTGGTAACGATAAGTGCCAGTGTGTTGGGTATGCTTTGGGTTTGTAATATGGTGCAAGGAAGTATTTCAATTTTTAATTTGTTAGGAGGCTTACTCATTGTTGGTTTGGCGATAGATTATTTAGTCTTTTATCAAATAAACAAACTTACAGCTGTTAATGTGTTAGCGATCAGCTTGTCGGCTGCTTCTTCAATGTGTGTATTTGGCATGCTCGCCTTTTCGAATACACCCGCGATATTTAGTTTTGGCCTTACTGTTATGGTAGGGATTTTAACGGTATATTTTTTATCTCCATTAAGTGTATTAAAGTCTCAAAAGGAATAATAAGTTGAATAACTTTGAGCAGTACGATGTTGTA
This window encodes:
- a CDS encoding thioesterase family protein, giving the protein MNSKGALLTHEVEIEIPFHDCDPMNVVWHGNYPRYLEVARCELLRLFDYDYPQMMESGYAWPIVDMQIKYVASAVFTQKIKVVAYLKEFENRLKIDYVITDALTNKRITKATTTQVAVEITSKEMQFASPAVIISKLAKVLS
- a CDS encoding transporter, with product MIKRLSVLFIWFSLLATLLCTALYITKPELNADMFSLLPKSHSKLAYGEEAFFKQNANRIMFSFTGNDKNLAHDELKSWLSTHNINSSFELPSIEQLTAVFSPYKYALLSDNYKYRIADKTRFESFYLTQLNQLGNPFVSATIKADISLSLAAFIGDSLKQSQLFSLKDGRLTRSFNQLDYVVLLATIPDDGLSIEESINLASNIKNKVESLKIAFPQTIISYSGALFHTAENAQQAKYEMSLFGGLSILALLLMVFWVFRKVSSILLASLTVLSALAGGAVAMVFLFNTIHLLTLVFAVTLIGIAIDYAFHAMADLAYGNSLYKSGRLTKGTKTALLLSFITTSLGYSCLLGAPISLLSQVAVFVIAGLASAWLFTLIIIPTWQSKLKLSEFSLIKSQQLVYLMEHFNRYKQLVFFVLGLTLIFLFYVKPITFNSDVRLLSASSQQLMLNEEKHLNLMGQLNSQIVFLFAQNAEQLLQKQELLIDDFKRAYPDLKHNGISRWLPSEKAQQNNLIIFNQAIKKDVFTTTETYTGVKVELAKTKLLNYDALINSHFSTLLSTQMFVEPNIAATWFSVSGIPQEEVALRVSDYKDTFIYNKPKQISNLLDNYSQYLLFTLAIAIAVCFVLFSYKFGFRIASVQVVTISASVLGMLWVCNMVQGSISIFNLLGGLLIVGLAIDYLVFYQINKLTAVNVLAISLSAASSMCVFGMLAFSNTPAIFSFGLTVMVGILTVYFLSPLSVLKSQKE
- a CDS encoding outer membrane lipoprotein carrier protein LolA, with amino-acid sequence MNYLKNCVFVSCFYFVFFSTSLLATPSVSGEFKQLKYFSGFSKPFISKGEFTLEGEKLLWHVKTPAQSTLLIEDGQVFVKNKGGELTHQPGSEQFVGLLTDLLALNMEALRTRFDVSNQGDCLLLKPKDAMLKQLFSHFILCENNERVESVTLNEHSGSSTQIDFSYANTSNN